The following proteins come from a genomic window of Aspergillus luchuensis IFO 4308 DNA, chromosome 3, nearly complete sequence:
- a CDS encoding uncharacterized protein (COG:Q;~EggNog:ENOG410PMKW;~InterPro:IPR001128,IPR017972,IPR002401,IPR036396;~PFAM:PF00067;~TransMembrane:1 (o12-32i);~go_function: GO:0005506 - iron ion binding [Evidence IEA];~go_function: GO:0016705 - oxidoreductase activity, acting on paired donors, with incorporation or reduction of molecular oxygen [Evidence IEA];~go_function: GO:0020037 - heme binding [Evidence IEA];~go_process: GO:0055114 - oxidation-reduction process [Evidence IEA]) yields METLSERLPVYLHWAPLFILALTFIYYIIGVIKAIKSPLSRLPGPWYAPLTTLRLNYAFARGTIWKAVEKSHTQYGPIFRLGPRQVWISDKEAIKAILMTVDLPKVTMYAEISRDRTSPGLFGEIRPDPHKRLKKFLSPAFTIAYVDGLEFLFSKCVGDLINRYVDLMSCPSPKGEKAPVVTDLMEDLHSLALDIMGECSFGNGFGQTNKNRKLELEFDEDVWRTIPTAIFRGMTRRYQFVYIKRLLRRLGLNVEFDWPREMIAAISAVASHRKATPKSVRPDLLQHLLENGERPDSGVKMGTREVVDQMAEILLAGSETTSGTIACFFLEILRNPEIKDKLMKSLPILHPSDPIIPSKTVRTSPEYEYLEACIKEVLRLHPIASEMGRRTGKTPIELMGFHLPAHTIVSASYRQLHRDPKYWVEPLRFWPERWLDPRPSDVPAPDMQAYYPFSAGKHSCIGKNFAMAEIRMLTANIFSRFDLAEVPGQNIDYRQYITMQFEKGSWKAFLTPRYQLSHPVSATIA; encoded by the exons ATGGAGACGCTTTCGGAGAGGCTTCCTGTGTACCTCCACTGGGCACCACTGTTCATCCTCGCTCTAACTTTCATTTACTACATCATAGGAGTTATCAAAGCCATCAAATCCCCTCTCTCACGGCTCCCCGGGCCATGGTATGCACCTCTCACAACATTACGTCTTAACTATGCGTTCGCAAGAGGAACGATATGGAAAGCCGTCGAGAAGTCCCACACACAATACGGCCCTATCTTCCGCCTGGGACCGCGACAGGTGTGGATTTCAGATAAAGAAGCCATCAAGGCCATTCTTATGACAGTTGATCTGCCGAAAGTCACCATGTATGCAGAAATATCGAGAGATCGGACCAGTCCTGGATTATTTGGGGAGAT TCGACCAGATCCACATAAGCGACTTAAGAAGTTTCTGTCTCCAGCATTCACGATTGCGTATGTTGATGGTCTCGAGTTTCTGTTCTCAAAATGTGTGGGTGACCTGATCAATCGATATGTGGATCTGATGTCATGCCCCTCGCCAAAGGGCGAGAAAGCGCCGGTAGTTACGGACCTGATGGAAGATTTGCATAGTCTTGCCCTTGACAT AATGGGAGAATGCTCCTTTGGGAACGGATTCGGCCAGACGAACAAAAACAGGAAACTGGAACTTGAATTTGATGAGGACGTATGGCGAACAATCCCAACAGCCATCTTCAGAGGGATGACTCGGCGATACCAG TTTGTTTACATTAAGCGCCTTCTGAGGAGACTCGGCCTAAACGTCGAATTTGACTGGCCACGAGAGATGATTGCT GCCATTTCCGCAGTCGCAAGTCATCGAAAAGCAACCCCCAAGAGTGTCCGCCCCGACCTTTTGCAACACCTTCTCGAGAACGGCGAAAGACCAGATAGCGGCGTCAAAATGGGCACTAGGGAAGTTGTCGACCAGATGGCCGAGATTCTACTAGCTGGGTCCGAAACCACGTCTGGAACAATCGCCTGCTTTTTCCTAGAGATACTACGGAACCcagaaataaaagataagCTGATGAAAAGCCTACCGATCCTTCATCCAAGTGATCCGATTATCCCCAGCAAGACAGTCCGAACGTCTCCTGAATATGAGTACCTCGAAGCATGCATCAAAGAGGTGCTCCGACTACATCCGATAGCGTCTGAGATGGGTCGTCGGACTGGAAAGACGCCGATTGAGCTGATGGGTTTTCATCTCCCTGCTCACACGATTGTGTCTGCATCTTATCGCCAGCTTCACCGAGATCCGAAATACTGGGTTGAGCCCCTGCGTTTTTGGCCTGAGAGGTGGCTGGATCCTCGGCCTTCTGATGTACCTGCACCTGA CATGCAAGCTTACTATCCATTTTCTGCTGGAAAACACTCATGCATTGGCAAGAA CTTCGCCATGGCAGAAATCAGAATGTTAACCGCCAATATCTTTTCACGATTTGACCTGGCCGAGGTGCCCGGACAGAATATCGACTACAGACAATATATCACAATGCAGTTCGAGAAAGGATCATGGAAGGCTTTCCTGACGCCAAGATACCAGCTTTCTCATCCAGTCTCGGCCACTATagcttga
- a CDS encoding uncharacterized protein (COG:S;~EggNog:ENOG410Q1IM) has translation MTKLSDSAIIVIVIVVCLALVSLGAALTKQFWPEAPQQRYNYPAEQQSYMRTVRLKNLGIFQRESMSMPGKMPAAAARDVESGYSENESSHY, from the exons ATGACCAAGCTCAGTGATtcggccatcatcgtcattgtTATTGTCGTGTGTCTCGCCCTCGTCTCACTGGGGGCCGCACTCACGAAACAATTCTGGCCTGAGGCCCCCCAACAACGCTACAACTATCCTGCCGAGCAACAGTCCTACATGCGAACGGTCCGTCTGAAGAATCTGGGTATCTTTCAGCGCGAGTCGATGAGTATGCCCGGGAAGATGCCCGCCGCGGCAGCGAGGGATGTAGAGTCAGGCT ACTCCGAAAATGAATCATCGCATTACTAG
- a CDS encoding alpha/beta hydrolase (COG:E;~EggNog:ENOG410Q1DS;~InterPro:IPR005645,IPR029058;~PFAM:PF03959;~TransMembrane:2 (i116-136o156-173i)): MTGIQLSPLGYLRNYADSRDISNTGEQANILMLHGHGQSIDMFHHKTHFLQEALNSGGSQSNRSLPHFKLHYSEAPFDVNGPNMESKVWGYGIFDCQRISGLEHSVKRVLKQLEHLNPVAGIIGFSTGATLAMIIASLLEERDRGLIFGVSTTHPPLKFVVAYSGFMLGHPMYRDLYHLRIRTPTLLYLGEVDTMITPKSTYRLAECCSHAEIQTFWGTHYVPRHLKTTDVAVTFVYRCLIGEPEEENEQRSRSAPKTDELTLNKHQEPGKAFPAKAPRRRLRMRDATLAKKPSGSAKQGMAVTTRLNTRLV; encoded by the exons ATGACAGGAATTCAGCTGTCACCGTTAGGCTACTTACGTAACTATGCAGATAGCAGAGATATCTCGAATACTGGTGAACAGGCCAACATTTTAATGCTTCATG GCCATGGTCAGTCGATTGATATGTTCCACCACAAAACGCACTTCCTCCAAGAGGCCCTCAATTCAGGTGGGTCTCAGAGCAACCGATCACTACCACATTTCAAGCTCCATTACAGTGAAGCGCCCTTCGACGTGAACGGCCCAAATATGGAGTCCAAGGTTTGGGGGTATGGGATTTTTGACTGCCAGCGAATCTCGGGCCTGGAACATAGTGTGAAGCGTGTGCTAAAGCAGCTGGAACACCTTAATCCGGTTGCTGGTATAATTGGATTTTCGACCGGTGCTACCCTGGCGATGATCATCGCATCCTTACTGGAGGAGCGAGATCGCGGCCTTATTTTTGGCGTCAGT ACCACTCACCCACCGCTCAAGTTTGTCGTCGCATACAGTGGTTTTATGCTCGGCCATCCCATGTATAGAGATCTGTATCATCTGAGGATTCGCACCCCTACCCTACTATACCTTGGCGAAGTGGACACAATGATCACGCCGAAGTCTACGTACCGCCTGGCAGAATGCTGCAGTCATGCCGAAATTCAGACCTTCTGGGGGACACATTACGTTCCCAGACATCTGAAAACAACTGATGTCGCTGTCACCTTTGTCTATCGGTGTTTAATCGGTGAGCCCGAGGAAGAAAATGAGCAACGAAGCCGGTCGGCACCGAAGACGGATGAATTGACCCTGAACAAGCACCAGGAACCGGGAAAGGCGTTCCCGGCTAAGGCTCCCAGACGACGGCTAAGAATGCGGGATGCGACGCTGGCTAAAAAGCCTTCCGGGAGCGCCAAGCAAGGGATGGCTGTCACCACACGGCTTAACACACGGCTTGTGTAA
- a CDS encoding uncharacterized protein (COG:S;~EggNog:ENOG410Q2E3;~InterPro:IPR038781;~TransMembrane:3 (n25-36c41/42o57-76i120-140o160-183i)) produces MLPAFRRHLWLSITQPATFLTSRPSLLVWSLYTATFAAANATETILDQVYPHVDHAMAGVATFMSTFVVNSSVGIWKDVKFAQLFGHSNATPPTPAPKTTTSAAPSQSKILRSVSRTIPFATYSAFLVRDALTIFGSFSLPAMVSASIPDSIASSEYLKILFAQLAIPASIQLVSTPIHLLGLDLYNRPMQLSASDRLSRVSRDWIGASLTRMCRIIPAFGIGGFANTEGRAFLHQQLRRCED; encoded by the coding sequence ATGCTTCCTGCCTTCCGCCGCCACCTCTGGCTCTCCATCACACAGCCTGCCACCTTCCTGACCTCTCGACCCAGTCTGCTCGTGTGGTCTCTCTACACAGCCACCTTTGCAGCCGCCAATGCTACAGAGACCATCCTGGACCAAGTCTACCCTCACGTCGACCATGCCATGGCAGGGGTAGCCACCTTCATGAGTACCTTTGTGGTCAACTCGTCTGTGGGCATTTGGAAGGACGTCAAGTTCGCCCAGCTGTTCGGCCACAGCAACGCCACCCCTCCCACTCCTGCTCCCAAGACCACGACCTCTGCTGCTCCGTCCCAAAGCAAGATCCTCCGCTCCGTCAGCCGCACCATCCCCTTTGCCACCTACTCGGCCTTCCTGGTGCGCGATGCCCTCACCATCTTTGGTTCCTTCAGTCTCCCCGCCATGGTCTCAGCTTCCATCCCGGACTCTATTGCCTCCAGCGAATACCTGAAGATCCTCTTCGCGCAGCTGGCCATTCCGGCCTCCATTCAGCTGGTCAGCACTCCAATTCATCTACTCGGGCTTGATCTCTACAACCGGCCCATGCAACTCTCGGCCTCGGACCGATTGAGTCGGGTGAGCAGGGACTGGATCGGGGCGTCCCTGACGCGTATGTGTCGGATTATTCCCGCGTTCGGGATCGGCGGGTTCGCCAATACCGAAGGCCGGGCGTTCCTGCACCAGCAATTGCGGCGATGTGAGGACTGA
- a CDS encoding cytochrome P450 (COG:Q;~EggNog:ENOG410PHH6;~InterPro:IPR001128,IPR002401,IPR036396;~PFAM:PF00067;~TransMembrane:3 (o20-41i53-73o79-101i);~go_function: GO:0005506 - iron ion binding [Evidence IEA];~go_function: GO:0016705 - oxidoreductase activity, acting on paired donors, with incorporation or reduction of molecular oxygen [Evidence IEA];~go_function: GO:0020037 - heme binding [Evidence IEA];~go_process: GO:0055114 - oxidation-reduction process [Evidence IEA]), whose protein sequence is MPVYISTPVATSALASHIDLTMVSSTLTAALVGVFSHLTYFRRGEHQLYGTTYTQVFCILCATSVAYLHVSWGTAWREALVTVSLHAASYLLGTFSSLLLYRLVIHPLGSFPGPWLARVSDLWLVSQMKNNNKHVKLVELHEKYGPYVRIGPSTLSVIDPKAVNNIHGPASRCLKSGWYDHSYPNKSLQTSRDPAEHQQRRRLWSTAFGSKQLRGYEHRVRRYRQQLVDRLMEREGQPVNVTKWFDLYTYDVMGDLAFGEGFGCLEQGEYHWATQIMMETMDFVGSYLPMWLFRMVLEVPGLKRGWYKFLDYCEMRLVERMRVSSYRNCVASTELTRQNEPDVPDVSAALLAPFKGKEPGKEDQQWLGGDSRLIIVAGSDTTASTLVALFYELAHRPDEVEKLRAELAPFVNKDGGLGDFYDGDIGHLGHLNGAINEALRLYPPVPSGVPRIMPPDGITVNGVSIPGNTIVINPTLAMGRSELSYKKPLEFIPERWYQQPELINDQSAFVPFNIGTYNCIGKPLALQNLRATVAHLVTTFDVKFAPGNAEKDLIRRSKDCFVLYHDELDLIFTRRK, encoded by the exons ATGCCTGTCTATATCAGTACCCCAGTCGCAACTTCAGCGCTTGCGAGCCATATCGACTTAACCATGGTGTCCTCGACGCTGACTGCCGCTCTAGTGGGCGTGTTTTCACATCTTACGTATTTCCGGCGAGGCGAGCATCAACTCTACGGCACCACGTATACGCAGGTTTTCTGTATCCTGTGCGCCACTTCGGTCGCTTACCTGCATGTCTCATGGGGAACCGCATGGCGAGAGGCCCTGGTCACCGTCTCCCTGCATGCAGCATCCTACCTTCTTGGCACTTTCAGCAGTCTACTGCTCTATCGTCTGGTGATTCACCCATTGGGATCGTTCCCAGGTCCATGGCTCGCCCGCGTTTCGGATCTGTGGCTCGTTtcgcagatgaagaacaaCAATAAACATGTCAAGTTGGTTGAACTGCACGAGAAGTACGGGCCCTACGTCCGTATTGGACCCTCGACTCTATCCGTCATCGATCCCAAGGCTGTCAACAACATTCATGGCCCAGCTTCGCGCTGCTTGAAGAGCGGCTGGTACGACCACTCATACCCCAACAAGTCATTGCAGACAAGTCGAGACCCGGCCgagcaccagcagcgccgGAGATTATGGAGTACCGCGTTCGGCAGCAAGCAGCTACGCGGATATGAGCATCGCGTGCGCAGGTACCGTCAGCAGCTCGTAGATCGATTAATGGAAAGGGAGGGTCAACCAGTGAATGTGACCAAGTGGTTCGACCTATACACCTATGACGTGATGGGAGACCTGGCATTCGGGGAGGGCTTTGGTTGTCTCGAGCAAGGTGAGTACCATTGGGCCACACAAATCATGATGGAGACAATGGACTTCGTTGGCAGCTACTTGCCCATGTGGCTCTTCCGTATGGTCTTGGAGGTTCCTGGATTGAAGAGGGGATGGTATAAGTTCCTGGATTACTGTGAGATGAGGTTGGTGGAGAGAATGAGGGTGAGCAGTTATCGCAATTGCGTCGCTAGCACCGAGCTGACCAGACAGAATGAGCCTGATGTTCCCGACGTCAGCGCAGCGCTTCTAGCACCCTTCAAAGGCAAAGAGCCCGGGAAGGAGGACCAACAGTGGCTAGGAGGAGATTCACGGCTAATTATCGTTGCTGGAAG TGACACCACTGCCTCGACTCTTGTTGCTTTATTCTATGAGCTCGCCCACCGTCCCGACGAGGTCGAGAAGCTTCGTGCGGAATTGGCACCATTTGTAAATAAGGATGGCGGCCTTGGAGACTTCTACGACGGCGACATTGGTCACTTGGGACACCTCAACGGGGCCATCAACGAAGCATTGCGTCTGTATCCGCCAGTTCCGTCGGGAGTACCACGGATAATGCCTCCTGATGGCATCACTGTGAACGGAGTGTCCATTCCAGGCAACACCATAGTTATCAATCCAACCCTTGCGATGGGACGGT CGGAATTGAGCTATAAAAAGCCGCTAGAGTTTATCCCCGAGCGGTGGTACCAGCAGCCCGAGCTAATCAACGATCAATCGGCTTTTGTTCCATTCAACATTG GTACTTACAACTGCATTGGCAAGCCATTGGCACTTCAGAATCTGCGCGCAACGGTGGCACATCTGGTCACGACTTTTGATGTGAAGTTCGCGCCAGGAAATGCGGAGAAAGATTTGATCAGACGGTCGAAGGATTGTTTTGTGTTATATCATGATGAACTAGACTTGATTTTCACACGGCGAAAGTAG
- a CDS encoding uncharacterized protein (COG:O;~EggNog:ENOG410PZ95;~SECRETED:SignalP(1-17)), protein MKFTAAAALALATVVVAQPSVRGRAVNHIPAPAGMTVSQGADSCGSGNQLSCCNKATYAGDSTEIDSGLLSGLLSNLIGSGSGSQGIGLADDCSPLDLQGMYFTIG, encoded by the coding sequence ATGAAgttcactgctgctgctgctctcgCTCTTGCCACTGTGGTTGTGGCTCAGCCCTCCGTCCGCGGCCGCGCTGTCAACCACATCCCTGCCCCTGCCGGCATGACTGTCTCTCAGGGAGCCGACTCCTGCGGTAGCGGCAACCAGCTCTCCTGCTGCAACAAGGCCACTTATGCCGGTGACTCCACTGAAATCGACAGCGGTCTCCTGTCTGGCCTCTTGAGCAACCTCATTGGCTCTGGATCCGGCTCCCAGGGTATTGGCCTGGCCGACGACTGCTCCCCGCTTGACCTCCAGGGTATGTATTTCACTATAGGATAA
- the YKT6 gene encoding palmitoyltransferase YKT6 (BUSCO:EOG09264CP4;~COG:U;~EggNog:ENOG410PFNM;~InterPro:IPR010908,IPR042855,IPR001388,IPR011012;~PFAM:PF00957,PF13774;~go_component: GO:0016021 - integral component of membrane [Evidence IEA];~go_process: GO:0016192 - vesicle-mediated transport [Evidence IEA]): MKLVYLGILQNAQAPAVELCAERDLSSYSRFTKGSVSEFMTMFSKTVAERTKQGQRQDIQEQDFTFHVYARTQGIAGVIISDNEYPSLAAHQILSKMLDEFLSLNPNAASSRDPVPFPSLKTYIQAYQDPHQVDSILKIQKELDETKIVLHKTIESVLERGEKIDDLVSKSEGLSAQSKMFYTSAKKQNSCCVIM, encoded by the exons atgaAGCTCGTTTATCTAGGG ATTCTCCAAAATGCTCAAGCTCCCGCCGTGGAGCTCTGCGCCGAGCGCGACCTCAGCAGCTACTCGCGCTTCACCAAAGGCAGCGTCAGCGAGTTCATGACGATGTTCAGTAAGACCGTCGCCGAACGGACGAAACAAGGACAGAGACAGGACATTCAAGAACAAG ATTTCACATTCCACGTCTACGCGCGAACCCAAGGCATCGCCGGAGTCATCATTAGCGACAATGAGTATCCATCCCTGGCTGCTCACCAGATCCTTTCGAAGATGCTCGACGAGTTCCTCTCCCTTAACCCGAACGCCGCCTCCTCCCGTGATCCGGtgcccttcccctccctcaagACCTACATCCAGGCATACCAGGACCCACACCAGGTGGATAGCATCCTTAAGATTCAAAAGGAGCTGGACGAGACCAAGATCGTTCTTCACAAGACCATCGAGAGC GTTCTCGAGCGGGGAGAAAAGATTGACGATCTGGTGTCCAAGTCGGAGGGACTTAGTGCCCAGTCGAAGATGTTCTACACCTctgcgaagaagcagaactCGTGCTGTGTGATCATGTGA
- a CDS encoding Zn(II)2Cys6 transcription factor (COG:S;~EggNog:ENOG410PN8G;~InterPro:IPR036864,IPR021858,IPR001138;~PFAM:PF00172;~TransMembrane:1 (o418-437i);~go_function: GO:0000981 - DNA-binding transcription factor activity, RNA polymerase II-specific [Evidence IEA];~go_function: GO:0008270 - zinc ion binding [Evidence IEA];~go_process: GO:0006355 - regulation of transcription, DNA-templated [Evidence IEA]), with protein sequence MPTRRDPCQHCRKHHLKCDDNRPACTRCRISGRRCIRVRPKLRFLNSTSAEYEHASGGQKQRSPTTSDVSFEYVDETPAVAALYQHEPTPSASHPPTPPPLISPTTIPLIPCTAPSQNTFLEPNPSSTIIHTPQAHLTLEEACLLRYFSETLGKWFDIGDPSQSFTTIVPQRARTSPPLLDAVLSASARHFSTLPQDQQLQITRRYGLSQGLTIDEPSTLHYHNRCIAHLRSVSTEPNAILDENLLAAVVTLRFYEELDTPFHPHPTTTAIRGLQVFLEAQARPTLTRSTSWGLRQSAFWVGVRQEFHMAFTQQRPFRIPLDILDLYPAPRAATSGDHEWVNALLILAAHVIQFCFDEGAARSVVAFKGLVEKRDEWVRMCPESFRAVYSDDGGGDGGGFPNRWYLDGCHIVAAQSLGFIRILLAMYNPLLLGVRAGRSMMMVEMEKEVKQAVWEVCGVAVSNRQSPAGMVIASFAVVVCAEWFDDEGERERLRGFVREMRGECNYWPGVEMEKRLERMWSSRGG encoded by the exons ATGCCCACAAGGCGCGATCCATG CCAGCATTGCCGAA AACATCATCTGAAAT GTGACGACAACCGCCCAGCATGCACCAGATGTCGCATCTCTGGACGAAGATGCATTCGCGTGCGACCAAAGCTGAGATTCCTCAACAGCACGAGCGCTGAATACGAGCATGCCTCGGGAGGACAGAAGCAACGCAGTCCAACCACATCAG ATGTATCGTTCGAGTATGTCGACGAGACACCCGCCGTGGCAGCTCTATACCAGCATGAACCCACTCCATCTGCAAGccatccacccacaccacctcccctcATCAGCCCTACAACAATACCTCTCATCCCGTGCACCGCACCGTCCCAAAATACATTCCTCGAGCccaatccctcttccacaaTCATACATACACCCCAAGCCCACCTCACCCTAGAAGAAGCCTGTCTACTCCGCTATTTCTCCGAAACTCTAGGTAAATGG TTCGATATCGGCGACCCCTCCCAAAGCTTCACCACCATCGTTCCCCAACGCGCGCGAACAAGTCCACCTCTCCTCGACGCCGTCCTCTCCGCCTCAGCCCGCCACTTCAGCACTCTTCCACAGGACCAACAACTACAAATCACCCGTCGATACGGCCTCTCTCAAGGCCTGACTATCGATGAACCCTCCACCCTGCACTACCATAACCGATGCATCGCGCATCTCCGCTCCGTGAGCACCGAGCCGAATGCCATTCTGGATGAGAATCTCCTTGCCGCGGTGGTGACGTTGAGGTTTTATGAGGAACTGGATA CGcccttccacccccatcccaccaCTACCGCTATCCGTGGCTTGCAGGTATTTCTTGAAGCGCAGGCCCGGCCGACGCTTACTCGTTCTACTTCTTGGGGTTTGCGGCAGAGTGCGTTCTGGGTGGGCGTGCGCCAGGAATTCCATATGGCGTTTACGCAGCAGCGGCCGTTTCGCATTCCGCTGGATATATTGGATTTGTATCCTGCTCCGCGCGCGGCTACGTCCGGGGATCATGAGTGGGTGAATGCGTTGTTGATACTGGCTGCGCATGTGATTCAGTTTTGTTTTGATGAGGGGGCGGCGAGGAGTGTCGTTGCTTTTAAGGGGCTGGTAGAGAAGAGGGATGAGTGGGTGAGAATGTGTCCGGAGTCATTTAGGGCGGTTTAttctgatgatggtggtggtgatggtggggggTTCCCGAATAGGTGGTATTTGGATGGATGTCATATCGTGGCGGCGCAGAGTTTGGGGTTTATTCGGATTCTGTTGGCGATGTATAATcctttgttgttgggggtgagggctgggaggagtatgatgatggtggagatggagaaggaggtgaagCAGGCTGTGTGGGAGGTTTGTGGCGTGGCGGTGTCGAATCGGCAATCGCCTGCTGGGATGGTGATTGCGTCgtttgcggtggtggtgtgtgcgGAGtggtttgatgatgagggggagagggagaggttgagggggtttgtgagggagatgaggggggAGTGTAATTATTGGCctggggtggagatggagaagagattGGAGAGGATGTGGAGTAGTCGGGGTGGATAG